A window from Candidatus Methylomirabilis limnetica encodes these proteins:
- a CDS encoding acetyltransferase: MFLKDKQAGHLVEVLDLCALFDPLQSVVKGRIHAGEEMQDPTGFDKSDLIFPSGECLPRYWVDVHYRDAAGTIG, from the coding sequence ATGTTTCTGAAAGATAAGCAGGCCGGTCACCTGGTAGAGGTTCTTGACCTTTGCGCGCTGTTTGATCCACTTCAGTCAGTTGTGAAGGGCCGAATCCATGCCGGAGAGGAGATGCAAGATCCCACCGGCTTTGACAAGTCCGATTTGATCTTTCCCTCTGGCGAGTGTCTGCCGCGCTACTGGGTGGATGTGCACTACAGAGACGCCGCTGGCACCATCGGATAG
- a CDS encoding DUF4242 domain-containing protein — protein MPKYLIERDIPGAGQLSAKELQAISQKSCGVLGKLGPQIQWVHSYVTDEKVYCVYIAPNVEMVLEHARHGGFPANRVSEIRSMIDPTTAEE, from the coding sequence ATGCCGAAGTATCTGATTGAGCGTGACATCCCTGGGGCGGGGCAGCTTTCGGCTAAAGAGCTTCAGGCCATCTCGCAGAAGTCGTGCGGCGTGCTCGGCAAGCTGGGACCGCAGATTCAGTGGGTCCACAGCTACGTGACCGATGAGAAGGTTTACTGTGTCTACATCGCGCCGAACGTCGAAATGGTCCTGGAGCACGCCCGCCATGGCGGCTTTCCGGCGAATCGCGTGTCGGAGATCAGGTCGATGATCGATCCCACAACCGCCGAAGAATGA
- a CDS encoding beta-propeller fold lactonase family protein, whose protein sequence is MRDGRCRGGWALVMALLLWFAHISSAASAGPMAYATNEKSDDVSVIDTTNNTVVNSIPVGKRPRGIAISLDRRRVYIANGNSDDISVIDAEAGKVVATWPAGVDPEGVALSPDGARLYAVNENGGTVTVMDTKTGTVIATIEVQVEPEWIAISPNGKIAYVSNETSSTISVIDTSALKVVAAIPVAKNPRGIAFSPNGRYAYVTSEQADPGVLSVIDVAKHRVIKTIPVGERPVGVVVTRDGRRLYVAHGRTNAVYVINARTLTITKKIPVGQRAWYLAFTPDEQRLYVACGRSDAVSVIDVATEKVIATVPVGKMPFAVAIQQ, encoded by the coding sequence ATGCGAGACGGACGATGCCGGGGCGGGTGGGCTCTTGTAATGGCGCTTCTGTTGTGGTTTGCCCATATCTCGTCGGCCGCCTCGGCTGGGCCGATGGCCTATGCGACGAATGAGAAATCGGATGATGTCTCAGTCATCGACACCACAAACAATACAGTTGTCAACTCGATCCCGGTTGGCAAGCGCCCGAGAGGAATCGCGATCTCGCTGGACCGACGTCGCGTGTACATTGCCAATGGTAATTCCGACGATATCAGTGTCATTGATGCCGAGGCCGGCAAGGTTGTGGCGACGTGGCCCGCTGGGGTGGATCCCGAGGGGGTAGCGCTCAGTCCTGACGGGGCTCGTCTGTACGCGGTGAACGAGAACGGCGGAACGGTTACGGTGATGGACACTAAGACCGGTACGGTGATTGCCACCATTGAGGTCCAGGTGGAGCCTGAATGGATTGCGATTAGCCCGAATGGAAAGATTGCCTACGTGTCCAACGAGACATCTAGCACCATCTCGGTCATCGATACCTCGGCCCTCAAGGTGGTGGCCGCCATCCCGGTTGCGAAGAACCCGCGTGGAATTGCCTTCAGCCCGAATGGTAGATATGCCTACGTGACAAGCGAGCAGGCCGACCCCGGCGTCTTATCGGTGATTGATGTGGCCAAGCACCGGGTGATCAAGACCATCCCGGTTGGCGAACGGCCCGTTGGGGTGGTCGTGACACGAGACGGCCGCCGCCTCTATGTGGCGCATGGGCGGACCAATGCCGTATATGTGATCAATGCCCGCACCTTGACCATCACCAAGAAGATCCCCGTGGGCCAGCGGGCCTGGTATCTGGCCTTTACGCCGGACGAGCAGCGTCTTTATGTTGCGTGTGGTCGCAGCGACGCGGTTTCGGTCATCGACGTCGCGACCGAGAAGGTGATCGCCACCGTCCCCGTCGGGAAGATGCCGTTCGCCGTCGCCATCCAACAATAA
- a CDS encoding peroxiredoxin, with translation MSVLVGKFAPDFTVTAVMPDGSFKDNFMLADYKHTKYVVLFFYPLDFTFVCPSEIIAFDHRVAEFNKRGVQVVGCSVDSQFTHSAWRGTPVNKGGIGPVGYPLIADLKKEFACAYDVLLSGGVALRGSFLIDKHGIVQHQVINNLPLGRNVDEMLRMVDALQFHEAHGEVCPAGWTKGAKGMQPNAEGVASYLTSEAAKL, from the coding sequence ATGAGCGTACTCGTTGGTAAGTTCGCACCCGATTTTACTGTAACCGCCGTCATGCCGGATGGCAGCTTCAAAGATAACTTTATGTTGGCCGACTACAAGCACACCAAGTATGTTGTGCTCTTCTTCTATCCCCTCGATTTTACCTTCGTCTGCCCTTCAGAGATTATCGCCTTTGACCACCGCGTGGCTGAGTTCAACAAGCGCGGCGTACAGGTTGTCGGTTGCTCCGTAGATTCACAGTTCACCCATTCCGCATGGCGCGGCACCCCTGTCAATAAGGGGGGCATCGGTCCGGTCGGCTATCCACTGATAGCTGACCTTAAAAAGGAATTCGCTTGCGCATACGACGTACTGCTGTCGGGCGGAGTGGCCCTGCGCGGATCCTTCCTGATCGACAAACACGGCATCGTCCAGCACCAGGTTATCAACAACCTGCCGCTCGGGCGCAATGTGGATGAGATGCTTCGCATGGTGGATGCGCTCCAGTTCCACGAGGCCCATGGAGAGGTCTGCCCAGCCGGATGGACAAAGGGGGCCAAGGGAATGCAACCTAACGCCGAGGGTGTTGCAAGCTACCTGACCAGCGAGGCTGCAAAGCTGTAA